The Solibacillus sp. FSL W7-1464 genome contains a region encoding:
- a CDS encoding ABC transporter permease: MENKNEQTVEKLESQSSPPTGIQVIWREFKKDKLAMFSLIGSILLMIAIMFMAFFTIDQTEVMKIQLLERFTEPGVRGYLLGADEAGRDMFGQLIIGAKNSIIIAVAITIIANIVGIALGIIMGYYGGFIDNFFMRIIDFFITLPTTMIIIVVVTIIPSYGIIDLILIIAAFQWMSTARLVRSKALSEARRDYISASKTMGTSDFAIMFKGLLPNLSSLLIVEVTLSFAGNVGIETGLAFLGFGLPPSTPSLGTLVGYAMNPIILSSKWWVWLPASILILVLMLGINYVGQALRRSADAKQRLG, from the coding sequence ATGGAAAACAAAAATGAACAGACAGTAGAAAAATTAGAATCTCAAAGCTCTCCACCAACTGGTATTCAAGTAATATGGCGAGAGTTTAAAAAAGATAAATTAGCAATGTTCTCATTAATAGGAAGCATCCTGCTAATGATTGCGATTATGTTCATGGCATTCTTCACTATTGATCAGACAGAAGTCATGAAAATTCAGTTATTGGAGCGTTTTACTGAACCGGGTGTCCGAGGTTATCTGCTTGGAGCAGATGAAGCAGGACGGGATATGTTTGGCCAGCTGATCATTGGCGCTAAAAACTCGATCATCATTGCGGTTGCAATTACAATTATTGCAAACATAGTCGGGATTGCTCTTGGTATTATTATGGGTTATTACGGTGGCTTCATCGATAATTTCTTCATGCGAATTATAGATTTCTTTATTACTCTACCAACTACAATGATTATCATCGTAGTAGTAACAATCATTCCATCTTACGGAATAATAGATCTAATCTTAATTATTGCAGCATTTCAGTGGATGTCGACGGCCAGACTAGTGCGATCTAAAGCACTTTCTGAAGCACGACGCGATTACATCAGTGCTTCCAAAACAATGGGTACAAGTGATTTCGCGATCATGTTTAAAGGATTATTGCCAAACTTAAGCTCGCTCTTAATTGTTGAAGTGACATTGAGTTTTGCGGGAAATGTAGGAATCGAAACAGGTCTTGCATTCTTAGGTTTCGGTTTACCACCGTCAACACCAAGTTTAGGAACTTTAGTAGGTTATGCTATGAACCCGATAATCTTATCGAGTAAATGGTGGGTATGGTTGCCTGCATCAATATTAATTTTAGTACTGATGCTTGGTATAAATTATGTTGGTCAAGCGTTACGACGCTCTGCTGACGCAAAACAACGTTTAGGATAA